The Deinococcus apachensis DSM 19763 genome includes a region encoding these proteins:
- the ruvC gene encoding crossover junction endodeoxyribonuclease RuvC yields MIVLGVDPGLANLGLGLIEGDARKARHLHHVCLVTESAWVMPRRLQYIHSEVARLLAEYQPEAVAIEDQILRRQADVAFKVGQAFGVVQLACAQAGVPIHAYGPMQVKRALVGTGRADKEQVIYMVKASLGLREVFNNHAADALALALTHLAQQPMQAALAGRLARA; encoded by the coding sequence ATGATCGTACTCGGCGTGGACCCCGGCCTGGCGAACCTCGGCCTGGGCCTGATCGAGGGGGATGCCCGCAAGGCCCGTCACCTGCACCATGTCTGCCTGGTTACCGAGAGTGCCTGGGTGATGCCGCGCCGCCTCCAGTACATTCACTCGGAGGTGGCGCGGCTACTCGCGGAGTATCAGCCGGAGGCCGTGGCCATCGAGGACCAGATTCTGCGGAGGCAGGCGGACGTGGCCTTCAAGGTCGGGCAGGCCTTCGGGGTGGTGCAACTGGCCTGTGCCCAAGCGGGCGTACCGATTCACGCCTATGGCCCGATGCAGGTCAAGCGCGCGCTGGTCGGCACGGGCCGGGCGGACAAGGAGCAGGTGATCTACATGGTCAAGGCCAGCCTGGGGCTGCGCGAGGTCTTTAACAACCACGCCGCCGACGCCCTCGCCCTCGCCCTGACCCACCTGGCGCAGCAGCCCATGCAGGCCGCCCTCGCGGGCCGACTCGCCCGCGCCTGA
- a CDS encoding ABC transporter permease — protein MTTTATPTAASPVKSRSTLQIALRRLRRHKAAMISLAVIILLILIAIFASLLAPYDPNTQDLAGIYAPPNAQHLLGQDDLGRDLLSRIIYGSRVSLMVGFSVAIISILIGTLMGLLAGFFGGRTDTAISRFIEFMLSLPTLPLLLVISGLFISTDAPFIANLRDSLGATASVFIIITIFSVFGWMGTARLVRGEVLRMKNLEYVDAARALGASNNRIMWRHLVPNLFAIIIVQATLDVGSAILSEAALSFLGFGIQPPVSTWGNMLSNAQEVVLQYPWIPLYPGLAILITVLAFNFLGDGLRDAFDPKSRL, from the coding sequence ATGACTACGACTGCCACGCCGACTGCGGCCAGCCCCGTCAAGAGCCGCTCGACCCTCCAGATCGCCCTGCGGCGCCTCCGTAGGCACAAGGCCGCGATGATCAGCCTAGCCGTGATCATCCTGCTCATCCTGATAGCGATTTTTGCCTCCCTGCTGGCGCCCTACGACCCCAACACGCAGGACCTGGCGGGCATCTACGCGCCGCCCAACGCCCAGCACCTGCTGGGGCAGGACGACCTGGGCCGCGACCTGCTCTCCCGCATCATCTACGGCAGCCGCGTCAGCCTGATGGTGGGCTTCTCGGTCGCCATCATCAGCATCCTGATCGGCACCCTGATGGGCCTGCTCGCCGGGTTTTTTGGCGGGCGGACCGACACGGCGATCAGCCGCTTTATCGAGTTCATGCTGAGCCTGCCGACCCTGCCCCTGCTGCTCGTGATCAGCGGCCTGTTCATCAGCACGGACGCCCCCTTCATCGCCAACCTGCGTGACAGCCTGGGGGCGACCGCCAGCGTTTTCATCATCATCACGATCTTCTCCGTGTTCGGCTGGATGGGCACTGCCCGCCTGGTGCGCGGCGAGGTGCTGCGAATGAAGAACCTGGAGTACGTGGACGCCGCCCGCGCGCTGGGGGCCAGCAACAACCGCATCATGTGGCGGCATCTGGTGCCCAACCTGTTCGCCATCATCATCGTGCAGGCTACGCTGGACGTCGGCAGCGCGATCCTCAGTGAGGCGGCGCTGTCCTTTCTGGGCTTCGGCATCCAGCCGCCCGTCTCCACCTGGGGCAACATGCTCAGCAATGCCCAGGAGGTCGTGCTCCAGTACCCCTGGATTCCGCTGTACCCCGGCCTGGCGATCCTGATCACCGTGCTGGCCTTCAACTTCCTGGGGGACGGGCTGCGCGACGCCTTCGACCCCAAGAGCCGGTTGTAA
- a CDS encoding ABC transporter permease gives MATYAFRRVLQMIPLLLVISLVIYLLTSLQPGDPVDQLTFGNPRITPEDIARLKAAYGLDQPWWTRYLFWLRQALQGDLGFSRDFNIPAVQFIFQQRMPNTLLLTVPALILSTLIAVPLGIYSAIRQYSLPDYVLTFLSFVAFSAPVFWVGAMALYFFAIFLPNATGGVISLPPGGLGGDVPPEAGWWAVALDKLRYLALPLMILMLREVAVTTRFMRASMLEVMTQDFIRTARAKGLPSRRVLYKHALRNALVPILTIMGLSIPGLFGGAVITETVFSWPGMGKAILDALVSKDFNVVMVSLMLLSVLTVVFQLVTDLAYAVVDPRIRYS, from the coding sequence ATGGCGACCTACGCTTTTCGGCGCGTCTTGCAGATGATCCCGCTGCTGCTGGTGATCAGCCTCGTGATCTACCTGCTGACCTCCTTGCAGCCCGGTGACCCGGTAGACCAGCTCACCTTCGGCAACCCCCGCATCACCCCGGAGGACATCGCCCGGCTCAAGGCCGCCTACGGCCTGGACCAGCCCTGGTGGACCCGTTACCTGTTCTGGTTGAGGCAGGCGTTGCAGGGTGATCTGGGCTTCTCGCGGGACTTCAACATTCCGGCCGTGCAGTTCATCTTCCAGCAGCGGATGCCCAACACGCTGCTGCTCACGGTGCCCGCGCTGATCCTCAGCACCCTCATCGCCGTGCCGCTGGGTATCTACTCGGCGATCCGGCAATACTCGCTGCCCGACTACGTGCTGACCTTCCTCTCCTTCGTGGCCTTCAGTGCGCCGGTGTTCTGGGTGGGGGCGATGGCGCTGTACTTCTTTGCGATCTTCCTGCCCAACGCGACGGGCGGCGTGATCTCCCTGCCTCCCGGCGGGCTCGGCGGCGACGTGCCCCCCGAGGCAGGCTGGTGGGCAGTCGCGCTCGACAAGCTGCGGTACCTGGCCCTGCCGCTCATGATCCTGATGCTGCGCGAGGTGGCGGTGACGACCCGCTTCATGCGCGCCTCCATGCTGGAAGTGATGACTCAGGACTTCATCCGCACGGCCCGCGCCAAAGGTCTGCCCTCTCGACGGGTGCTGTACAAGCACGCCCTGCGGAATGCGCTCGTGCCGATCCTGACCATCATGGGCCTCTCGATTCCCGGCTTGTTCGGCGGGGCCGTGATCACCGAGACCGTGTTCTCCTGGCCCGGCATGGGCAAGGCCATCCTCGATGCCCTGGTCAGCAAGGACTTCAACGTCGTGATGGTCTCGCTGATGCTGCTGTCTGTCCTAACGGTCGTGTTCCAGCTCGTCACCGACCTCGCCTATGCGGTCGTCGATCCCCGCATCCGCTACTCCTGA